The DNA sequence aaaaaaaattatctatgcacaccactaatatataactatatatatatatatatatatatatatatatatatatatatatatagttatttatatatatatatatatatatatatatatatatatatatatatatatatatatatatttatatttatatatatatatatatatatatatatatatatatatatatatatatatatatatatatatatatatatatatatatagttattatatgtTTAAGTGTCTACAGTTAGAGTTAAAGTAGTCTCACATAGCCAAACCTTAAGATTGAAAAAGCTCTGGACTCTCCATTGCAACTGTCATTGGTCATCTGACAGACATGTAAAGcagccaatcacagtttgttttgttaatttgtaaAGCTGTGAAAATGTTGATTTCAGGAATTGTACAAGTTTACTGCAACAATGGCATCCATGCCGTGACCTACATAATTCTGATAATCCAGCATTTACTTGATCTTGATTAGTGATCACAGATTTAAACACAATGGCCTTTTTCTTCTGCGAGTGGTGTCTCGACAGCTTTGTTTCCAAGTGAACCATTAAACAATGTGACATCCATTTCCTGGCAACCCTGTAGAATTGCCCGATGGGGCAGctgtgacctaatggttagagagttgaacTTGTAATCTAAAGGTTGCATGTTCAAGTCTCTGTGCTGGCATGAGTTGTGGGGTGGGgtgagtgaatgtacagcactctcttccatCCTCAATATCCATGGCTGAACTgccattgagcaaggcactgaaacccccagttgctccctgaaTGCTGGaaaaaatagctgcccactgcccCAGGTGTGTGTTTAcgatgtgtgtgttcacttctcactgctgtgtgtgtgtgcacttggatgggttaaatgcagatcacCAATTCTGAGTTGATAGTTAATtttgggttaccatacttggcaaatgtctcAACTTTCACTCTTTTTAAAGAATTACTATTACATTTCTTCAAGCAATTGcttgtaaatatattgtaaatatatatataatatatatatatatatatatattatatatatatatatatatatatactatatatatatatatatatattgatatgtaTATTTATAGCATTTCCAAATTTCTCACACTGGtattttatacttatatatatatatgaatttgccTTAATTTCCCTCACTATATGGAATATGGAAACATGCAAATTTAAAAACTTGCACAATGCAAAAATTCAGACAAGGGGCAAAGATTTTCACACTGTATATTTTTCACACTGCATCATTTTTGACTCAAACACATCACACAAACACTTAACTGAACATAGAATTTCTCAGcctatttcagaaaaaaaaaggattttgtttCTAACTAGATGTTcctaaaatcagcatattttaatcACCATTCTTAAAACTGAaagtttttctaaatgttttgccATTTGTTCAGTTACAGATAATCCATAAATATAATCTATTATTTCCCATAGCCTGTGTATTTCATGTCCGTCAAATAGAAGAGGGTTCCACATTCAATAaaagtacagtgtgtgtgtgtgtgtgtgtgaatatagcactattttatttttttagtgttcAGAGTTGTGCCTCTCAAATTACTCTCTGTGGCCTTGTCTTATATGACTATCTGCTCGTCAAACATGCAGCTCGGGAAACAGGAGATATTATCAGTCACAAATAATGAaagattaaaaagtttaaatatattgttGTCGATGATTTTAGCCATATACTGTAAGTCCTTCAAAAGAGCAAATAGAAACAGTTGGTGTCACTCacataaatacagtacatgttcacaaatatacatgcatactaGACAGTGCATTTAAACTTTTGCAAACATAGATGTTGCACTGAGACTGGTGTCATCCAATGTTTTATGAGAAAGTGCTAAACACAAGAATTCTAACTATTCCATTTGAAAACAGACAATCTTCTTTTAATTTGTGCTTCATGCTCTTCATGCAAAAGTTTTAATGGTCATTTCCCTTCTGGGAACAGATTGAAGTATTCTGATGAAGGTTCAAATAATTTTcagtgttaaaatgtattttgctgaCACTCTAAACCATTGATAAAACATTGCATAGATAATTGGATTCATGCAGGAATTCATGCATAACATCCAATACATTATGTTAATTATAAGAACATCATTTTCATCATGCCCAAAAGAAAGAGTTACTATGTAGTATGGTGTCCAAAAAAGAAGATAAACCAGTACTACAATGCCTAAGGTTCTTGCAGCCTTTTTTTCTGATTTGGCCTTTTTTTCTGTGACTAAATTTAAATGCTTAGCTTGCCGTTTTGCTACAAAGCAGATTTTCATATACAAAGGAATAATTATACAGCAAGGTGCCACTAAACAAACCAAAGTATCTATTATTAGATTTTCTAATGTAACAACAAGTACACATTCTCCAATACATGTATGGTTTCTTTCTGGATAGAGCAAAAAGTCATACAAAAGATAAAATGAATATACAAAGGAGAATAACCAATTTACAACAatagaaacaacaactctgttaATATTGACCTTCAGTGGATATCGCAAAGGGTCATTCACAGCAATGAACCGATCCACAGATATAATAATCATATTACCAAGAGATGCTACGACAACCACATACAGAATAAGAGGAAATATTGAACAAAATATTTCTCCAAAGTACCAGCATGGCTCAATGAGTTTCATTCCTTGCACTGGCATGAGAATCAGTCCTGCGATCAGATCAGCCACGGCCAGAGAGAGGATCAGCACATTGGTCGGAGTGTGAAGCTGCTTGAAATGTGAGATGGAGACAATCACCAGCAAGTTCAGAAACACAGTGAACACTGATGTTacagaaacaaaaatgtacaCAACAATGTACTCCGCTTCTGGTCTGATACTTTTGCTACAAGACAAATTGTTGTTTGGAAAGCAGTAATGGACTGTTTGATTGTCCACATTTGTCACTCCCCAGTCAGACATTTCCACGATGGATGGATATTGAAGAGTAGAGTCTGTGTGAGGTTGCTTGTCAGTTTAGCCCCGATTCCTTATCACTGACATGACACAGCTTTATACATATGGAAAGCACAGTGACCTGCCCATTCAACATGATGTTTCATTATTCAGCTCTCAAACCCACCCTCTAGTTATATATTCATAGAACTTATCAATCTTATCTATACAGTATAGCTACAGTATAGTAAATTAGAGAATCCAGTGATGCTTGTTTACTATACATTCTTCCTAAGATAATAGCATCTGTCTTAACAAAAACTAATGCTATTAGAAAAATTAGTCCAATCCACTGCCTTCCATTCCACTCAAAATAATATGCATGTTAACAGACAATAAAAATTGAAGATGGAATCTGTGTACTGTTCTCTTAAAGTTTTCCTTTACCAAAGtgtgtaatataaataaacagcaaGCCACACTCTGTTCACTGAGCCAGGATATGAGCAACTTGCTTCTTTTATAGTGCAGTGTATAATTTACATAGTCAAACTCAGTGGCCATTGAACAGTAAAACTGCCAgcgaaaatgaaagaaatgtagaaAATTAACTATCAAATTGTAGCAAACTTATTAAAAATTCaactaataaaatgtatacacatacatTGCTAACTCAGAAGCAATTTAGAAGCATTCTCAATGCGGTTGCACTAGCGCCGATCTGCAATAACATACACATCTTTGATCATAtcatatttaaactgaacatacTCTCCTGCAATATAAATTAGACAGATTAATGATTTAAATGAACTTACAGCCAATGCTTACAACAGGGTTTAACAGAAGGATTCATTTAAATGTGACACAAACATGTTGAACACTTGTTGCAACATGATTTCGTTGCTTCTATAACCTAATGTGCATCGCTCACTGAAACACGTCAAGATAAGAGTCCTCACATAAGAACTTACAAAATAGCAGCAGGAAAAATTAAACTCATACAGGACATTAAACAATCACAATATAATACTGACAAATGCAAATGTCTATCATAAATTATACACAGCCTATAACAGAGGTAGAACGCTCCCAAACCTGGTGTTATTAATGTCCCATAACAGTGTGTGTAAGTCTTATTTAGCCCTCATTTGCTAGCTGtaagataacatcagaaatggGTCTTAAGAATGCTTTTTACATTCCCTCCTGAGGTTGTTCTAACTTGTACCTTGCGGACATTTCCATCATTGCTCGGGAAGACAGATGTGATTAAGCCCAATGGCCAATTGTTCCTTGGGGACTGAATTTGCTTCAATAGCACAACATCTCCAGCATGCAGCTTTCAGTGAGCCTCATGCCACTTGCGTCGAGGTTGGAGTCTACTTTCTCCATCAGCTCCAGAACTTGTTAACTAATACTTGCACTCGCTTCCACTGACATTTCAAGAGGTATTTTTCAGTGTAGTTTTCGAAGTGAACAGGTACTCTGAGCTTTTGGGTTAAGAGCATGGAGTGAGTATGCATGGAGAATAGGGATCTGCTGAGACAAGAACCAGTGGTTAAGCATTTATGATTGCTGACACTTCTGCCATCAGAGTGCAAAGTACCTCATGAGTCAAGTTACCATGTTTCTTCTGCAACAGCATAATGCCTAGAATCCTGCAGTTTACACCGATCATGCGTTCCCATGCTCCCCCCATGTGGGAAGCATGTGGCAGATTGAGTTCCCAAGTACAGCCATTTTCATGTAGGTATTTCAGAAGACTAGTCTCGTTTTCTTTTGCTGGTTGCATCCACAGTTCTTTACTAGCtcgaaaaaaatttaatttcctTTGTCCAATCTGAGCTGTTTTGCTGGTCCTCTCACAACGAAAAATCTTTGCAGATCACTGATACAACTGGCAGTGTTCATAGACTCTATGACCTCTATGTGTATTGCATGTGTACTTATACATTTGAAGAGTATAACACGGGAACTGGCggatatttaaattaaagtttaataataaaataaacacaaaagagcGAGACAACCCCTCGTGGTCAATTGTTGCACACAAACAAGaccaaaacactaaataaaacccAGGTTTGGTCCTCTCTCATCTTGCATTGCCATCACTCCCCCTTTTATCCTTACGGTGCTCCTTTATGGGACTCGAGAAcggtgagtggtgcaggtgtcgctTGTTATCACTCTCATTCAACCGGCCCTCgatccgttcccacggctctcagccctGCCCCTCTCGTCACACCCACCTTTTGTTTTCAGCTACACCGCCTCTGGTGTGTCAAATGACCACTGTCCATGGACCAAAAATGTCTAACCCCAGGTACGTAATGGAGGAGATGTACTGATTTGCTCAGGAGATA is a window from the Carassius gibelio isolate Cgi1373 ecotype wild population from Czech Republic chromosome A13, carGib1.2-hapl.c, whole genome shotgun sequence genome containing:
- the LOC128026652 gene encoding trace amine-associated receptor 6-like → MSDWGVTNVDNQTVHYCFPNNNLSCSKSIRPEAEYIVVYIFVSVTSVFTVFLNLLVIVSISHFKQLHTPTNVLILSLAVADLIAGLILMPVQGMKLIEPCWYFGEIFCSIFPLILYVVVVASLGNMIIISVDRFIAVNDPLRYPLKVNINRVVVSIVVNWLFSFVYSFYLLYDFLLYPERNHTCIGECVLVVTLENLIIDTLVCLVAPCCIIIPLYMKICFVAKRQAKHLNLVTEKKAKSEKKAARTLGIVVLVYLLFWTPYYIVTLSFGHDENDVLIINIMYWMLCMNSCMNPIIYAMFYQWFRVSAKYILTLKII